From Topomyia yanbarensis strain Yona2022 chromosome 1, ASM3024719v1, whole genome shotgun sequence, one genomic window encodes:
- the LOC131676574 gene encoding GTP-binding protein 2, which yields MSSFLDLFDPTACSTSSSSSSAGSCSLNNNIINNNNNNDEDDDDEMLLSYEEFLQKNESKQSVPIPSRVLNHQQFVQQHSPSSPLIDFDLDILPPEPQLGNIEYKLKLINPSKQRFEHLVTQMKWRLREGNGEAIYEIGVSDSGQLHGLSETDMTCSLHTLNQMARKLDASTSVLRRKSLKVGRSVVEVLVRKIPDDQHNIEVRVAVLGGADAGKSTLLGVLTQGEYDNGRGRARLNMFRHMHEIQTGRTSCISHETLGFDQQGNVINYKYNEMMTAEEISDRSTKLVTFMDLAGHRRYIKTTVQALSGYSPHHALIVIAAGSNISNMTREHLAIVHALDMPFSIVVTKLDLVPPDDVLFELKTLLTAVGYRKVPYLISNEDDVLNANAHQSMEQIVPIFCISNVTGNGLDLLTKYLYVLSPGISNSEKERLEQEPIEFQIDEIFKVAEVGPVVGGLLSMGVLTENVQARIGPLQDGTFYPVMVQTIHRNKAPCRVVRAGQSASLSFYPSDDLPPLRSGMVILPDYEEVENVFGSYFFQARVSVLFHATRIYKGFQTTVHIGSIRQTAIIEGIMGIGTDGISTNQSASVLFRFVRHPEYVRPGMRILFREGTSKGIGKVTQVFPLNEKVN from the exons ATGAGCTCCTTTCTTGACCTGTTCGACCCGACCGCCTGTTCAACGTCGTCATCTTCCTCTTCGGCGGGCAGTTGCAGTCTAAACAATAACatcatcaacaacaacaacaacaatgacGAGGACGACGATGACGAAATGCTCTTATCATACGAGGAATTTCTGCAGAAAAACGAATCCAAACAATCGGTGCCAATTCCCAGTCGAGTGCTGAACCACCAGCAGTTTGTCCAGCAGCACTCACCGTCGTCACCGTTGATTGATTTCGATCTGGACATTCTGCCTCCGGAACCGCAGCTCGGTAATATCGAGTACAAACTGAAGCTCATCAATCCCTCCAAGCAGCGCTTCGAACATTTGGTGACCCAGATGAAGTGGCGTCTGCGGGAAGGTAACGGTGAAGCAATCTACGAAATCGGTGTTTCCGATTCTGGCCAGTTGCACGGTCTCAGCGAAACCGATATGACCTGCTCGTTGCATACACTCAACCAGATGGCACGGAAGTTGGATGCATCAACATCGGTTCTAAGGCGGAAGTCTCTTAAAGTGGGTCGATCCGTTGTCGAGGTACTGGTACGGAAAATTCCCGATGACCAACATAACATCGAGGTACGGGTTGCCGTTCTTGGAGGAGCCGATGCTGGGAAATCCACCCTGCTGGGGGTATTGACACAGGGCGAGTATGACAACGGGCGTGGACGGGCGCGACTTAACATGTTCCGCCACATGCACGAGATACAAACCGGACGAACATCCTGCATTTCTCACGAAACGTTAGGATTTGATCAACAG GGTAACGTGATAAACTACAAGTACAACGAGATGATGACGGCTGAGGAGATAAGTGACCGATCGACAAAGTTGGTAACCTTTATGGATCTGGCGGGTCACCGACGATACATCAAAACGACGGTACAAGCACTGTCCGGGTACTCGCCGCACCACGCACTCATCGTGATTGCAGCTGGGAGCAACATTAGCAATATGACCCGGGAACATTTGGCCATCGTCCATGCACTGGATATGCCGTTCTCGATAGTGGTTACTAAACTTGATCTGGTCCCACCGGACGACGTGCTGTTCGAGCTGAAAACTCTACTAACTGCCGTAGGATATCGAAAAGTGCCATATCTGATTAGTAACGAAGACGACGTGCTGAACGCGAATGCACACCAAAGTATGGAACAGATTGTTCCTATTTTCTGTATTTCGAATGTAACGGGCAACGGGCTGGATCTGTTGACCAAGTATCTTTACGTGTTATCTCCGGGGATAAGTAATTCCGAGAAGGAACGGCTCGAACAAGAGCCAATCGAATTTCAGATCGACGAAATATTTAAAGTTGCCGAAGTTGGACCGGTTGTCGGCGGACTGCTCTCGATGGGGGTCCTAACGGAAAACGTTCAGGCTCGAATCGGACCCCTGCAGGATGGAACATTCTACCCGGTGATGGTGCAAACGATCCATCGGAATAAGGCACCCTGCCGGGTGGTACGCGCGGGACAGAGTGCTTCCCTTTCCTTCTATCCAAGTGATGATTTGCCACCGCTACGCAGTGGCATGGTGATACTGCCAGACTATGAGGAGGTTGAGAATGTTTTCGGGTCGTACTTCTTTCAG GCCCGCGTATCCGTGCTGTTTCATGCTACCCGTATCTACAAGGGCTTCCAGACTACGGTGCACATCGGAAGCATTCGGCAAACAGCCATCATCGAGGGCATCATGGGCATCGGGACGGACGGAATCTCTACCAATCAGTCCGCCTCGGTGCTGTTCCGATTTGTGCGTCATCCCGAGTATGTTCGACCGGGCATGCGGATATTGTTCCGCGAGGGTACCAGCAAGGGTATCGGTAAGGTGACGCAGGTATTTCCACTTAATGAAAAGGTGAATTAG
- the LOC131676579 gene encoding evolutionarily conserved signaling intermediate in Toll pathway, mitochondrial has protein sequence MILIRQQIGTVYRLSRATIRTCTSSSKNSDNKDEGQDGKENRSETKLMLRTQFFEHVSKRDKQTYIDMVRVFEGRNVHRRNHVEFIYAALKHMEEFGVNKDLEVYKALINVMPKGKFIPTNIFQAEFMHYPRQQQVIIDLLEQMEDNGVIPDYEMESMLLNVFGKKGHPVRKYWRMMYWMPKFKNLSPWPLPNPVPDDSLELAKMAVERMCSVDLLSQISLFDSKDVPDALDHTWIISGQSSEQSELLARHKQKPVFIEGPFLIWLRNRSINYFLLKSESNPPPSQSDEDLDDVRRLEVPFVGIGMTYSAASPKNKLAHKRSVHEQDDGTIFAICCTGTSTKDSLLSWVRLLEKNGNPCLEQLPVLFKFTSPIPDQLKVAASSDAKEEQDGVFAKEEVNVGS, from the exons ATGATACTGATTAGGCAACAAATCGGAACAGTTTACCGATTGTCCCGAGCAACAATCCGTACCTGTACCAGCAGTTCCAAAAACTCTGATAATAAGGACGAAGGTCAGGATGGAAAAGAAAATCGTTCCGAAACGAAACTGATGCTGAGAACGCAATTTTTCGAGCATGTTTCCAAGAGGGACAAACAAACGTACATCGACATGGTTCGGGTGTTTGAGGGACGGAACGTTCACCGGAGAAACCACGTGGAATTCATCTATGCAGCTTTGAAGCATATGGAAGAGTTTGGCGTCAACAAGGACCTCGAAGTGTACAAAGCACTGATCAACGTAATGCCGAAGGGTAAATTTATTCCGACCAACATTTTCCAGGCCGAGTTCATGCATTATCCGCGGCAGCAGCAAGTCATCATTGATCTGCTCGAGCAGATGGAGGACAATGGAGTTATTCCGGACTACGAGATGGAATCGATGCTGCTGAATGTGTTTGGAAAGAAAGGACATCCGGTACGCAAGTACTGGCGTATGATGTACTGGATgccaaagtttaaaaatctaTCGCCATGGCCCTTGCCGAATCCAGTACCCGATGATTCTCTAGAACTGGCCAAGATGGCAGTGGAACGCATGTGTTCGGTAGATTTGCTGTCGCAGATTTCACTGTTCGACTCGAAAGACGTACCCGATGCCCTCGACCACACGTGGATCATAAGTGGTCAAAGCTCGGAACAATCGGAACTGTTAGCTCGTCACAAACAGAAGCCAGTTTTCATCGAAGGTCCATTTCTGATATGGCTTCGAAATCGATCGATAAACTATTTTCTACTGAAAAGCGAATCAAACCCGCCACCGTCGCAGAGCGATGAGGATTTGGATG ATGTTCGCCGACTGGAGGTTCCGTTCGTGGGTATTGGTATGACCTACTCGGCAGCGTCGCCAAAGAACAAGCTAGCCCATAAACGGTCCGTTCACGAGCAAGATGATGGAACTATTTTTGCCATCTGCTGTACCGGTACATCCACCAAGGACTCGCTGTTGTCCTGGGTACGTTTGCTGGAAAAGAACGGCAACCCTTGTTTGGAACAACTGCCCGTACTATTCAAATTTACCTCGCCTATACCCGATCAGCTAAAAGTAGCCGCCTCTAGCGATGCGAAGGAGGAGCAGGATGGAGTGTTTGCTAAGGAAGAAGTTAACGTGGGATCGTAG
- the LOC131693316 gene encoding RNA-binding region-containing protein 3 — translation MESKVQLCIRNFPDSFSESDISEFLNHFGIGGAKFLKRRNKITTVISVQNEMLARNIINRLHQLQILSKRLTIEYYSPREVEIVDVNPEKPPALKQKTQELSKFAKALHAVHPVDFSQPPPPYLKYRYPRPTREIIDSICVALESVPKFYTQVLHLMNRMNLPPPFTERDLHRKTCPVEKKDVYQQTDLTGMMDSLLAEGESELESDVETTMKVPPRHKLGLAKNRFKPYIVPQNFPVPKNKLERASMFERPEIKKTHSIKMHLPEELKLDQTFSSPTIVEPKTQIQPETHERSASPNKFSIITEQELLANRIPRDQLAELPVFKNYSAGTPSNKLYIKNLAKTVNEDDLRRIFHHFSLTDPQREIDIKLLQTGRMKGQAFVTFSYLYEEDLERLKEKPIERALRLTNGFILKDRPMVVMYGKTGSGKGESKVLA, via the coding sequence ATGGAATCAAAAGTTCAGCTTTGCATCCGCAATTTTCCCGATTCGTTCAGTGAAAGTGATATCAGTGAGTTCCTGAACCACTTTGGCATCGGAGGAGCAAAATTTCTCAAACGTCGGAACAAGATTACCACTGTCATAAGTGTTCAAAATGAGATGCTGGCGAGAAATATTATTAACCGCCTACATCAACTCCAGATCCTCAGCAAGCGTTTAACCATCGAATACTACAGTCCTCGGGAAGTGGAGATTGTGGATGTGAACCCAGAAAAACCACCTGCTCTCAAACAGAAAACTCAGGAATTAAGTAAATTTGCGAAGGCGCTTCATGCAGTTCATCCGGTAGATTTTAGCCAACCTCCTCCACCCTACCTCAAGTACCGATACCCTCGGCCAACGCGGGAAATCATCGATAGCATCTGCGTTGCACTGGAGTCCGTCCCCAAATTTTACACCCAAGTTCTGCATCTTATGAACCGTATGAACCTCCCACCGCCTTTCACTGAGCGTGACTTGCACCGAAAAACCTGTCCCGTGGAGAAGAAAGATGTCTACCAACAGACGGATCTAACTGGTATGATGGATTCCCTGTTGGCAGAAGGAGAGTCTGAACTCGAATCGGATGTTGAAACGACGATGAAGGTACCCCCGAGACATAAATTGGGACTTGCAAAAAATCGCTTCAAGCCATACATTGTGCCACAAAACTTTCCAGTACCGAAAAATAAATTGGAAAGAGCAAGCATGTTTGAACGACCTGAAATTAAAAAGACACACAGCATAAAGATGCATCTTCCAGAAGAGCTAAAGCTCGACCAAACATTCTCTAGTCCAACAATAGTGGAACCAAAAACTCAAATCCAACCAGAAACTCACGAACGGTCCGCTTCGCCAAATAAATTCTCAATCATCACCGAACAGGAACTGCTCGCTAACCGAATCCCACGGGACCAACTGGCCGAACTACCGGTATTTAAAAACTATTCCGCCGGTACACCATCCAACAAGCTGTACATCAAAAACCTTGCCAAAACGGTCAACGAGGACGACCTGCGACGCATTTTCCATCACTTTTCACTCACTGATCCTCAGCGGGAAATCGACATCAAGCTACTGCAGACTGGTCGCATGAAGGGACAGGCCTTCGTCACCTTTTCCTACCTCTACGAGGAGGACCTAGAGCGGCTGAAGGAGAAACCAATCGAACGCGCACTGCGCCTCACCAACGGCTTCATACTGAAGGACAGACCGATGGTAGTGATGTACGGGAAGACGGGCAGCGGGAAGGGGGAGTCGAAAGTGCTGGCGTAA
- the LOC131676576 gene encoding S-phase kinase-associated protein 2 produces MCGLFLLMESKRKLERKDVVHGELSAYKSKFFRIDIRDDQYEHLLRNSFRSSHLSQLGLGILRQEKPDSLATSGETCAIMSSGSSSCPKGRSPLANVSNQTQINSCYLPANQVAGHTQNGNNESNMRKYISILNDEKFFLYRRRTGKQMPAVDHFSQLSDEMMLQIFRWLPKKTLMRCSQVSKRFNRVSQDETLWTRLDLSCRSLREGALGRVISRGTVILRLAQACISHPVYSINSEESQFQTKLQFLDLSMCSIELATLHELLSHCKSLRKLSLENVSLDTNCCEEIARNENLEALNLTMCEGLNAYNVTLLMQKLTKLHSLNISWTNLTRSSVEALVIHVTPSLLRLNVAGCRQSMNDASLDKLINRCPDLLELDLSDCTQLTSEAITVVCKLKKLEYLSLSRCYNINVTSYLLLSELHSLLFLDVFGLLSDQAITMLQTSFPGVGINKFMHSSVARPTVGTRRTSIWGLRTRD; encoded by the exons ATGTGCggattgtttttgttaatggAATCCAAAAGGAAATTGGAGCGGAAGGACGTTGTCCATGGGGAACTGTCGGCTTATAAAAG CAAATTCTTCCGGATTGATATACGGGATGATCAGTACGAGCACCTGTTAAGAAACAGCTTTCGATCGAGCCATCTATCGCAGCTGGGACTGGGAATACTCAGGCAGGAAAAGCCGGATTCTTTGGCGACCTCAGGTGAAACGTGTGCCATAATGTCCAGTGGTAGCAGTAGCTGTCCAAAGGGACGCAGCCCGCTGGCGAATGTGTCAAATCAGACACAAATCAACAGCTGTTATTTACCTGCCAATCAGGTAGCAGGTCACACACAGAACGGCAACAATGAATCCAATATGAGAAAGTACATCAGCATTTTGAACGACGAAAAATTCTTCCTGTATCGGAGACGTACGGGCAAGCAGATGCCCGCAGTGGACCACTTTAGTCAGCTGTCCGATGAAATGATGCTACAGATATTCCGTTGGCTGCCGAAAAAGACACTGATGCGATGCAGTCAGGTTTCCAAGCGGTTCAATCGAGTGTCCCAGGATGAGACATTGTGGACGCGGTTAGATCTTTCGTGTAGATCCCTCCGGGAAGGTGCTCTGGGAAGAGTAATTTCCCGGGGAACTGTTATCCTGCGGTTAGCACAGGCATGCATCTCCCATCCGGTCTATTCGATAAATAGCGAGGAATCTCAGTTCCAaacaaaattacagtttctagACCTGAGTATGTGCTCGATTGAGCTTGCGACTTTGCATGAACTACTTTCTCACTGCAAATCGCTGCGCAAGCTAAGCCTCGAAAACGTGTCATTGGATACGAACTGCTGTGAGGAGATTGCGCGCAACGAGAATTTGGAAGCGCTAAATCTTACCATGTGTGAAGGTCTGAATGCCTACAATGTGACCCTGCTTATGCAGAAGCTGACTAAGCTGCACAGTTTGAACATCTCTTGGACAAATCTGACGCGATCGTCGGTAGAGGCACTTGTGATCCACGTTACGCCAAGTCTTCTGAGGCTCAATGTAGCTGGCTGCCGTCAATCGATGAATGATGCTA GCCTGGATAAGCTGATAAATCGTTGCCCGGATTTACTGGAACTGGACCTATCGGATTGCACGCAGCTAACCTCGGAAGCCATAACCGTAGTTTGTAAGCTGAAAAAACTGGAATATTTGTCACTGTCCCGATGTTACAACATCAATGTCACTTCCTATCT ACTACTTAGCGAACTTCACTCACTCCTGTTTCTGGACGTATTCGGACTCTTGTCCGATCAGGCCATCACAATGCTGCAGACATCGTTTCCCGGCGTAGGAATCAACAAGTTTATGCATAGCTCGGTAGCGCGACCAACCGTCGGCACCCGGAGAACATCGATTTGGGGGCTGCGAACGAGGGATTGA
- the LOC131676578 gene encoding protein cereblon-like, with product MCFRQFYSNIRLKCLQQQDDESVELVNRVSLNDNQHDRSLHAGSTVSSQDGFRNRFKLTYNIQLPSEHTYLGRLERVDSLELFEPGSIQHIPVTGHHSIVYPGETIPLILTNSLLDVDGRHESSRIGLVFWEYPYRQRIFGVVCQVRGKDVRDSIIVLKTVAQQRFELVPQQDGSLTRSVRREDRAHYYAQVKILPEILLPDPLTSFCASNMVKISHLNRNRLLAAQSSVWPKFVYDQYGSNDILCKVGRFLAFLQIESVPTADPVMLSFWLARNIPLSDSDRKELFFSNSVLTRMLLVNNILDDTCAFCCKKCDCRIANYTDMFAMSKQGVSISYCNPSGFVHETLTVYRTVEKTTRTTSKPSTDFSWFPGYSWQIAICNRCNNHIGWKYIATKRSNKPKKFYGLCGKSIRVASNRKLPDSEQNPLAKTDGSIVITQPPVQ from the exons ATGTGTTTCCGGCAGTTTTATTCCAACATAAGGCTGAAATGTTTGCAGCAGCAAG ACGATGAGAGTGTAGAGCTGGTAAACCGAGTCTCGCTGAACGATAACCAACATGACCGCAGTCTTCATGCTGGTTCGACAGTAAGTTCTCAGGATGGGTTTCGAAATCGTTTCAAATTGACCTACAACATACAACTTCCTTCGGAGCATACTTACCTGGGAAGATTAGAGCGAGTCGACAGTCTCGAGCTGTTTGAACCCGGTTCGATTCAACACATCCCGGTCACAGGCCATCACTCAATAGTTTATCCGGGGGAAACCATCCCGCTAATATTAACAAACTCGCTACTCGATGTTGATGGTAGACACGAAAGTAGCCGAATAGGACTAGTTTTTTGGGAGTATCCCTACCGACAGAGAATTTTTGGAGTGGTGTGTCAGGTACGCGGGAAGGATGTGCGGGACTCGATAATAGTACTGAAGACCGTAGCTCAGCAACGCTTCGAGCTTGTCCCTCAGCAGGATGGGTCTTTGACCAGATCGGTACGACGCGAAGACCGTGCCCATTACTATGCTCAGGTTAAAATTCTCCCGGAAATACTTTTACCCGATCCTTTGACCAGTTTCTGCGCGAGTAACATGGTCAAAATCAGTCATCTCAACCGGAACCGTTTGCTAGCAGCACAATCAAGCGTTTGGCCAAAGTTTGTCTACGACCAGTACGGATCTAATGACATCCTGTGTAAGGTTGGACGCTTTCTAGCGTTTCTCCAGATAGAATCCGTTCCAACGGCCGATCCGGTAATGCTGTCCTTTTGGCTCGCCAGAAATATTCCGCTAAGCGATTCTGACCGAAAGGAGCTGTTCTTTTCCAACTCGGTTCTTACGAGAATGCTGTtggtaaataatattttagatGAT ACATGTGCATTTTGCTGCAAAAAGTGCGATTGTCGGATTGCAAACTACACGGACATGTTTGCGATGTCCAAGCAGGGCGTCAGCATTAGCTATTGCAACCCATCGGGTTTTGTGCACGAAACTCTGACCGTCTACAGGACGGTGGAGAAGACGACTCGCACCACGAGTAAACCGTCGACGGATTTCAGTTGGTTTCCGGGTTATTCGTGGCAGATCGCG ATCTGCAACAGATGCAACAATCACATCGGATGGAAGTACATCGCCACCAAGCGTAGCAACAAACCGAAAAAGTTCTACGGCCTGTGCGGCAAAAGCATTCGGGTGGCATCAAACCGGAAACTGCCGGACAGCGAACAGAACCCACTCGCTAAAACTGACGGCAGTATAGTCATAACGCAGCCTCCCGTGCAGTAA
- the LOC131676575 gene encoding protein cereblon-like isoform X1 — protein MDNEDEPVEDRSAEVPIQSPSSPHPPERDEGHSQRLSRMRFVQVLVEDEEEGQDDGPIVEEPSVVFDLEPNHQEAMDDDNVSSSSSSNERSTNSSENGLDDSDADRLFDDYIYNREQQQLTAAEIYNTELPTEHAYLGKLERVEGVDYLEPGKVYRLPICSHHSIVFPGEIVPMILNVATLNCDDPSDGVKFGLVFRTTFPDNFFYGVTCQVFERGDHDANGSIVVKTIALQRFHTVRHLPGRRADVLILPEILLPDPLLSSCSNLMKRHAVSNKKEYSHRFKSFLSHAMVWPKFVYDQYGTEEVLSKVDRYLAFLKITSVPSDPVKLSFWLARNVPIDERDRKLIYQADAVISRMLVINKSLDHRFQMCYFICKRCEHEIASYNDIFAMSKQGVQTSYCNPSGYVHETLTIYKTKDNSTFTVDRPSTEFSWFPGYSWQITLCANCRQHLGWKFVATKKNYLPASFYGLSGNSIKVKSVGETAAGAASDGNESDGQSQGRPRRVSGEHSSDSENGFGVVYEVIDMDVVEEGREILANAAEPPIELGEMADAEEEEDDADRFQDARE, from the exons ATGGACAACGAGGATGAACCAGTTGAGGATCGGTCGGCTGAAGTTCCGATTCAATCGCCGAGCTCACCACATCCACCAGAGCGGGATGAGGGACACAGTCAGCGATTGAGCCGAATGCGATTCGTGCAAGTTTTAGTAGAAGACGAAGAGGAGGGACAGGACGATGGTCCAATTGTTGAAGAACCTTCGGTGGTGTTCGATCTGGAACCGAACCACCAGGAAGCGATGGATGATGACAACGTAAGTAGCAGTAGCAGCAGTAATGAACGATCCACCAACTCGTCTGAAAACGGACTGGATGATTCGGATGCCGATCGATTGTTTGATGATTACATTTACAACCGAGAGCAGCAGCAGCTTACTGCGGCGGAAATATACAACACCGAACTGCCAACAGAGCATGCC TACCTTGGCAAGCTGGAACGGGTCGAAGGGGTTGATTACTTGGAACCGGGAAAGGTCTATCGTCTGCCGATCTGTAGTCACCACTCAATTGTGTTCCCCGGTGAAATTGTTCCAATGATTCTAAACGTAGCCACCCTGAACTGTGACGATCCGTCTGATGGAGTTAAATTTGGCTTGGTGTTCCGAACCACGTTCCCCGATAATTTCTTCTACGGAGTAACCTGTCAGGTATTCGAGCGAGGTGATCACGATGCAAACGGATCGATTGTAGTCAAAACGATCGCCCTGCAGCGATTTCACACGGTCCGTCATCTGCCCGGGAGAAGGGCTGATGTTCTCATTCTGCCCGAAATTCTACTGCCTGATCCGCTGCTTAGTAGCTGTTCCAATCTGATGAAACGTCACGCGGTTAGCAACAAAAAGGAGTATTCGCATCGATTCAAGTCATTTCTGTCTCATGCAATGGTATGGCCAAAATTCGTCTACGATCAATACGGAACGGAGGAGGTGCTGTCCAAGGTTGATCGGTATCTCGCATTTCTGAAGATTACTAGTGTTCCTAGCGATCCGGTGAAGTTGTCATTTTGGCTGGCAAGAAATGTCCCCATCGATGAGCGAGATCGAAAACTGATCTACCAGGCGGACGCAGTCATCAGTCGCATGCTGGTGATCAACAAGTCGTTAGATCAC AGATTCCAGATGtgctattttatatgcaaacgTTGCGAACATGAGATTGCAAGCTATAACGATATCTTTGCTATGAGCAAACAGGGCGTCCAAACGAGCTACTGTAATCCGTCTGGGTACGTGCACGAGACGTTGACGATTTACAAGACAAAGGATAATTCCACATTCACCGTGGACCGCCCGTCGACAGAATTCAGCTGGTTTCCGGGCTACTCGTGGCAGATTACG CTTTGCGCCAACTGCCGACAGCATTTGGGCTGGAAGTTTGTGGCCACGAAAAAAAACTATCTACCGGCAAGTTTCTACGGTTTGTCCGGTAATAGTATAAAGGTGAAGTCGGTCGGGGAAACTGCAGCGGGAGCTGCCTCTGATGGGAACGAAAGCGACGGACAAAGCCAGGGCAGGCCTCGgcgggtttcgggagagcacAGCTCCgattcggaaaatggcttcggCGTGGTGTATGAAGTGATCGACATGGATGTGGTGGAAGAAGGACGTGAAATTTTGGCCAATGCTGCTGAGCCCCCGATTGAGCTGGGGGAGATGGCAGATGCTGAGGAGGAAGAGGACGATGCGGATCGATTTCAGGATGCGAGAGAATAA
- the LOC131676575 gene encoding protein cereblon-like isoform X2: MDNEDEPVEDRSAEVPIQSPSSPHPPERDEGHSQRLSRMRFVQVLVEDEEEGQDDGPIVEEPSVVFDLEPNHQEAMDDDNVSSSSSSNERSTNSSENGLDDSDADRLFDDYIYNREQQQLTAAEIYNTELPTEHAYLGKLERVEGVDYLEPGKVYRLPICSHHSIVFPGEIVPMILNVATLNCDDPSDGVKFGLVFRTTFPDNFFYGVTCQVFERGDHDANGSIVVKTIALQRFHTVRHLPGRRADVLILPEILLPDPLLSSCSNLMKRHAVSNKKEYSHRFKSFLSHAMVWPKFVYDQYGTEEVLSKVDRYLAFLKITSVPSDPVKLSFWLARNVPIDERDRKLIYQADAVISRMLVINKSLDHMCYFICKRCEHEIASYNDIFAMSKQGVQTSYCNPSGYVHETLTIYKTKDNSTFTVDRPSTEFSWFPGYSWQITLCANCRQHLGWKFVATKKNYLPASFYGLSGNSIKVKSVGETAAGAASDGNESDGQSQGRPRRVSGEHSSDSENGFGVVYEVIDMDVVEEGREILANAAEPPIELGEMADAEEEEDDADRFQDARE, translated from the exons ATGGACAACGAGGATGAACCAGTTGAGGATCGGTCGGCTGAAGTTCCGATTCAATCGCCGAGCTCACCACATCCACCAGAGCGGGATGAGGGACACAGTCAGCGATTGAGCCGAATGCGATTCGTGCAAGTTTTAGTAGAAGACGAAGAGGAGGGACAGGACGATGGTCCAATTGTTGAAGAACCTTCGGTGGTGTTCGATCTGGAACCGAACCACCAGGAAGCGATGGATGATGACAACGTAAGTAGCAGTAGCAGCAGTAATGAACGATCCACCAACTCGTCTGAAAACGGACTGGATGATTCGGATGCCGATCGATTGTTTGATGATTACATTTACAACCGAGAGCAGCAGCAGCTTACTGCGGCGGAAATATACAACACCGAACTGCCAACAGAGCATGCC TACCTTGGCAAGCTGGAACGGGTCGAAGGGGTTGATTACTTGGAACCGGGAAAGGTCTATCGTCTGCCGATCTGTAGTCACCACTCAATTGTGTTCCCCGGTGAAATTGTTCCAATGATTCTAAACGTAGCCACCCTGAACTGTGACGATCCGTCTGATGGAGTTAAATTTGGCTTGGTGTTCCGAACCACGTTCCCCGATAATTTCTTCTACGGAGTAACCTGTCAGGTATTCGAGCGAGGTGATCACGATGCAAACGGATCGATTGTAGTCAAAACGATCGCCCTGCAGCGATTTCACACGGTCCGTCATCTGCCCGGGAGAAGGGCTGATGTTCTCATTCTGCCCGAAATTCTACTGCCTGATCCGCTGCTTAGTAGCTGTTCCAATCTGATGAAACGTCACGCGGTTAGCAACAAAAAGGAGTATTCGCATCGATTCAAGTCATTTCTGTCTCATGCAATGGTATGGCCAAAATTCGTCTACGATCAATACGGAACGGAGGAGGTGCTGTCCAAGGTTGATCGGTATCTCGCATTTCTGAAGATTACTAGTGTTCCTAGCGATCCGGTGAAGTTGTCATTTTGGCTGGCAAGAAATGTCCCCATCGATGAGCGAGATCGAAAACTGATCTACCAGGCGGACGCAGTCATCAGTCGCATGCTGGTGATCAACAAGTCGTTAGATCAC ATGtgctattttatatgcaaacgTTGCGAACATGAGATTGCAAGCTATAACGATATCTTTGCTATGAGCAAACAGGGCGTCCAAACGAGCTACTGTAATCCGTCTGGGTACGTGCACGAGACGTTGACGATTTACAAGACAAAGGATAATTCCACATTCACCGTGGACCGCCCGTCGACAGAATTCAGCTGGTTTCCGGGCTACTCGTGGCAGATTACG CTTTGCGCCAACTGCCGACAGCATTTGGGCTGGAAGTTTGTGGCCACGAAAAAAAACTATCTACCGGCAAGTTTCTACGGTTTGTCCGGTAATAGTATAAAGGTGAAGTCGGTCGGGGAAACTGCAGCGGGAGCTGCCTCTGATGGGAACGAAAGCGACGGACAAAGCCAGGGCAGGCCTCGgcgggtttcgggagagcacAGCTCCgattcggaaaatggcttcggCGTGGTGTATGAAGTGATCGACATGGATGTGGTGGAAGAAGGACGTGAAATTTTGGCCAATGCTGCTGAGCCCCCGATTGAGCTGGGGGAGATGGCAGATGCTGAGGAGGAAGAGGACGATGCGGATCGATTTCAGGATGCGAGAGAATAA